tgccCCGAACCCGACACACGCCCAACCAGGTTCCGCCAggccaccttcgcttatagccccaaccgcaccagccagcccctgtCTCCGCATTCGCccacatccagccgcgccagttcccgccgatctagacactcccgaggacgccaggaaaacggggtaaGCCTGTcctaagtcggcgccaggcttcCACCtccgcacctactgtactgAAGATCAAACtatccgccgcctccgttcatggaatcccgattgagaacgagaacaaccaacgttcgaacctgatgatactgcctgccagtcTTAATGTggctggaagagaaccaattccgtcctacgctatgaccgatagcggagcggaaggaaaagggtttatcgacgagagctgggctaagtcccagaacctgaagtttagacccctgaagagaaccttcgagattgaagtgttcgacgggcgacctgccgagagcgggaaggtcgcctactacgtccgcgccggactccgcattgccgatcacgagcagaagagcatgatcttctacgtgacccagttagccagctaccctattgttctgggaatgccttggctgaagcaacacgacccgcaggtgagcttcgcggcccacacgttcacatttaacagcccgtactgccagaaattctgcaacactccaaccaagcctacaaggattaaggctttacagaccgtcccgaagaagtttatacgccagatgaaaggaagtatcccaccagccttagagggaaaggatatccttccggtttccctgcgaaccgcccaaatatacagccagaaggaccgttaccgcctctttaCCGTCACCCtaaagcaactggactacctgcttaagcctaagccagaggcattcgtgctgccagaagaacttcgagagttccaagACGTgttctcgcctaaggaggcagagaagttaCCACCGCATCGATCTGgtgaccaccacatcgagctaaccccaggaggaaaactgccgtttggacccttatatggaatgtcccggaacgaactgacagccctacgagagtggctagacgagaatctgcgtaaggGATTCATCCGCCCGAGCTcatcgcctgtagcctccccggtactattcgttaagaaacccggcggtggtctacgcttctgcgtagactaccgagccctgaacaacattacggttaaggaccgtTACCCGCtgcccctgatcaaagaatccctgaataacctgtctggtatgaaatacttctcccgtattgacatcgtgtcggccttcaataatctgcgcaTCAAGGAAGGTCAGGAGTatctgacagcattccgcacccgattcggactgtatgagtcactggttatgcccttcggcctaacaggagcccccgggaccttccagcggtacattaataacgcgctgagggaatacctggatatattctgcactgcgtacctggacgatatcctgatctacagccggacccgagaagagcacgtcgagcaattaaagatggtgcttgagaAACTGAGAGCTGCAGGGTTATttgcaaacccagccaaatgcgaattcatggttaaggaaaccaagttcctaggccttatcgtgggacgagacggcatccgaatggaccctgcaaagatcgaaactgttaagaactggcaaaccccgacctgcctgaccgatgtacaagctttcacaggatttgcgaacttctacaggaggttcatccgtgacttctctaagcttacagccccattgaaccacctgacaaagaaagatgtaccgttcgtctgggacaaaacctgcgaaaaggctttccgagacttgaagggagccttcacatcagcaccaatTTTACGCCCCTTCGACTGGACaaaggacgtaatcctggagacagatgcctctgactatgtatccgccggcgtactgtcgcaatacgacgataaCGGAAGGCTacacccggtagccttcttctccaagaagcatacatCTACTGAATgtaactacgagatctacgataaggaactcatggctattattcgctgcttcgaggaatggagacccgaactggagggggcaccctcaccgataaaagtgatcacggatcacaagaacctggagtacttcacaacgacgaagttactcaaccgacgacaagcccgctggtctgagttcctgtcccgatttaatttccagatcacgtatcgacctgggaaacagggagttaaacccgatgccctgaccaggaggtcagaagatctccctaaagagggggatgagcgcttagcgcaccagAGACAGGTAGTgctgaagaaagagaattggcaacttccgccgctacgagtccggagagcccgcatccgccacccactacaacggAACCAACCCGCACTAACGCCCGAGGAACCATcgctctcaatagagctaccagaagagatcgaccgcctGCTggacgaaggataccagaccgatgaagatctgcagtcgatactgcAAGCCCTGAGGACCGAtgcaccgcgacacccgaagatcacgcttgcagagtgcaagatcgtccaggaacgactgttgtaccgagACCGCATCTAcatcccgagccacgaccCTCTCAAGActgccctgctgaaagcctgccacgaacaccctatagcaggacacccaggccGTGCCCGCACTTACGACCTGCTCTCCCGAGATTACTACTGGTCCGGAATGCTGGCTTatatcgaacaatgggttaagaactgccatacgtgtcgaagagccaacccagcccgagaagcgaagcaaggtgtactgaaacccttgcctatccctgaacgagcctggcagcATGTGTCGATGGACTTTATCACACACCTGCCGCCCAGTGAAGGAAacgacgccatcctgattatagcctgccgcctgaccaagatgagacatattatcgcatgcaaaggaacctgcgatgccgaagacgcagcccattactacctgaaggaagtgtggaagctacatgggcttccacagactatagtatcagACCGaggaccccagttcgtagcagagttctggcagaagctcaccaagcaactgtcgatcagctcgctactatccaccgcttaccaccctgagaccgacggacagactgaacgcctgaatgctgtgttggaacagtatctgcgagcctacgtatcatacctacaggacgactggaaccgatggctccccctggctgagttcgcagcgaactccctgaaatccgaaaccaccggcgtatctccgttctttgcaaactatgggttccacccgcgaatgggctttgagcctacgattacagtcagaggaaccccggccactagagacgcagaacagtttgcaaagacgatgaatgACATCCTGGAGCACCtaagatcagaaagcattgccgcacaagcccgttacgaagcccaagcgaatcgacacagacgacctgcccgacgataccaagtaggagACTCGGTATGGCTAGACGCCCGGAACAttaagacccttaggccacagaagaaactggactggaagaacatcggcccgttgaagatcagcaaggtcatctccccgtacgcctatcgactggaactgcccgccagcatgaagatacgcCCCGTatttcacacgagcctgctaaagccagctgccaccaacccgctgcccggtcagaacgtagacccgccaccgccggtagaagccgaaggagtagaagagtgggaggttgaagacattgtggactcccgatgggacagacgaggccgaggaggcccccccaggctgaagtataccgTGAAATGGGCTGGATATGccgacccaacagaagtccccgCTGCTTACGTGGAGAACGCTGCggagatcgtggcgaacttccacaggagataccctgacaagcccggaccacagtaacccatctcggcagagctcgatgctagAGAGGGGGGTACTGtcacagaccaagaccggacctgcctaccctagagctacaagtgggttagatcacgtggcgatacgttatcgctgagactttagttcaccgactagatagatcctgaacgtagctcctcgagctacgtcttgtcaatagtcTGATccgcctgcagtgcctatccgtagcaatagatcccgttccgcctgaagcgttccccgttcacctgtattcccgagaccagcccgtgacatGGTGTGCATAACCACCTCTGCCATCTGCGGTTCAGATCTTCACATCTACCATGGTGTTTTCGGCACAGATGAGAAGTTCGGGGTTGGTCACGAAGGAGTGggcattgttgaagaagTTGGTCCTGCTGTTGACTTTCTCAAGCCTGGAGATCGCGTGCTTATCGCGGTATTTTCTGAAGACGGGAATCTACTCCCCAAGGCGGCACTGGTTCCAACTGATCTTGACCTTATTGGAGTTGGGTTCGGTACCTCATTCAATAGCGAGGGTAGCCTTCAAGGTAAAGTAGTCTTTTCTTGAGCGATGGACTGTAGCGATTAACACGAGTTCACAGCTGAATATGTCAGAATACCTTGGGCAGACTCATCGCTTGCGAAGATCCCACATGGTCTTGATGACAAGGAATGGCTTCCACTGACCGACATCTTCCCAACAGGATGGACCGCTCTCACTCGTTCTGGCTTCCAGCCTGGAGACACAGTGGCCGTCTTTGGTGCCGGAGGTGTTGGCCTCATGTGTGCCTACAGCGCCATCATCCGTGGAGCATCCCTTGTCTATGTAATTGACCACGTTCCTGCTCGTTTGGCACTGGCAGCATCAATCGGAGCTCAACCTATCAACTTTACTCGTGGAGGGAAAGCTTCTGATCAGATCCTCGCGCTTCGTCCAGCAGGTGTCAACCGCGCTATCGACTGCGTAGGCCAATTCTGTCTCAATGAGAACCTCAAACCGCAACCCGACTTTATCCTTCGAGAGGCTGTCAAGATAGCCACGAACGGAGGCGGTCTTGGTATTGCTGGTTTGTACCAAGCTGGCGGTCCCGAAGGATACAAGTCTGAGATCAATTTTGCGATACCTGAACTTTGGATCAAAAGCTTGCAGGTTGGCAGTGGGTTAGTCGACATCAAGGGAAATATTCGTGGTCTGGTTGATTTGGTCAAGAACGGAAGAGCGAGGCCTGGGTTTGTCTTTTCCAACGAGTACAGTCTTGAAGATGCACCCTTGGCCTACCGTCGATTCGAGCAGCATCAGGAGACAAAGGTCATGTTGAGGGGCGTTCGCAAGCAGGAAAATGATCAGTCATTGGACATACAGGATGATACAAATGGTGTCACCGACGTTAATGAGGCTTGATCAAGACTACGGAGTGATATGTTGGAGTTTAAGTAGTTTATGTTGATGCAGAACACATATCTTGGCGTCTTAGAACGTGATGACATTCTGACTCAGTATTTGCGGGTCAATGTGACCATGTCAGGTGAAGGGCGTGCAATCAACCTTGTGTAGGATTCTTGTTTATATgactcaatagtccttcgataTTGATAGGTAGTGAAACAATACATGGGAAAAACAAATATGGCATCCTCACCACTAGTCCGAGAGGCATCTTCATCAGGTATATTCATCGTCATTGTATTGCATCTCGGTTACTCATCTTCATTAGATGTTCCTCAAATCCTAAGCTTTATTCGTGACGGCGGAGAAGAGCAATCTCCCGGGGCCCACGTCGCTGCTACAGAGGAAACGCTGTCAAAGACGCTATTCCTTTCAGACGTATCAGACAACAAGCCTCGTTTGGGCAGACCACTTCTCATCTTCTCGCCTGATGGGAAACCGGCGGGACTTTTAATCTACTTCTTCAACTATACAACATGGGGGGCTGCACCTGGGGTTTGTATGGAGGAACTTTATGTCGTTCCCGAGTATAGACGACATGGCTATGCCCGATTGCTGGTTCAGGCTCTAGCCAGAGTGGCCAAAGAAGCTGGCTGTGTCAAGATGGAGTGGCTTTGTCTTGCGGATAATACAAAGGCTTTGAAGTTTTATGAGAAGTTGGGAGCTGTGCGGAAGCATGATTGGACTGTGCTCAAGGTTGATCAGGATGgtattgatcaattgatgcGGGATGATTGAGAGTGCCTGTAAGGTAATTCGGCCGGCGTTTAGTAACTTTCACACAGTAATAAAGAATTCCTTCTGCCGTGGCAGTGCTAGCATCCTATTGCCAGCTTAGCACTACTGCAGTTACGCGCTTGAGTAAACCAGGGATAAATCGACTATATATATCAATTTTACAGCATCAATCAGTacatacgaccatacctaccagaaaatacgggatcccgtccgctctcccatagtcaagctggtaaggggcggattagtagttgggtcggtgacgaccagcgaatccccgctgttgtatgtaaattctttttttcgCGTTTTTCAGTGGGCATTGTCTAACTCAAATCCAGCACTGTCGTAGCAATTGGCCACTGTTGCTGGTATAATTACAGGCGATGGGGCTTTAATTTTAGAACGCTACCTGTCAGACTGGATCACTTGGACGCAGTGCTTACTTTTACTCAGTGAATCCGTGGAATTTATAGATGAGTGTCTGGAAGGTTCGGTGAGTACATGAACACCGCGACAGAACAACTTTCTTGTAATCTCGTCGATTGCATTTGAATGTTACCTCCATTTCCCTTCTGCGTTGCCTGGCAGCGGGAAGCCGAACGCCCTGACAATTGACACGTTTAAAGTCAGCTGTGCTACCTTTATGAAGTACGACTGCAGCCATGCCCGCGTCGCGCGAGGTTACCAATCACCCTTTCAGCATGGCTGTCGCACAAATTCGGAAACATGTTTATCATAAACAAGCTTTTTAGCGTCATTATCTTCCTGTCTAGTTATCCAATGAACAAGTGGGCGATTGAGAAATGAAGCAGGGATGAAAAGACAACATACATCACCATTTTTGACTAATAATACCACCGATCAAATTACTGTCCAATATTCACCGCATTTGTGTGAGGCATTTATTCCATTCGACGTGGCCATCAAAGCGCGAAATTTGAACATGCGAGGATGCTGTTCCAGACCTGATCTTCTGTCCTTTTGTAGCGCACTGATTGTAGCGACCAAGTATCGTCGCCAGCTTACGACTAAGCTTAGGAACTGTGGTGGTACCATCAGGCACTAGACACAGGGTCTTTTGTGCGGAGATCCCTGTCGATCATCACATCCGACATCATAGCTTTGTTGGTCTTTAGATGTCCATGTGAGACAGTATTCCGCATTTCTAGCGGCCTCTTGTTTCGCTACTTGTTTACCGCCAGTTCCTGACGTAAAGGGACTGACTGCGATGAAGGAATAAAGTTACCGTGTTTGTTGGTCTTGCGTCACCATGTGCTGCACCACATCCCGTGCCATACACAAAAATACAGGCGCAGCATTGTCCGTTGTGTATGGCTGTACAACATGCATTTTCACCCGTAAATTGAATGAACATAAAATACACCAGAAATGAAATCAGCATTAATCGAACTCCTCGCCGATGCAGAACCTAACACCGATTTACCCATAGGAAGCAGACTATCGCAGCTCATAATCTTATCGTCAAGTAGAAGTCTTGTCTAAACGCTCCCAACAAATACTGGCGATGGTTTCTTCACCGACGAGGCCGCAAGGTTGACACGACTTCAAACATGTCAGTCTCAGCTGCGTTATAGTGGGCAATAAACTCACCATAAAGGACAAGTACGAGATCGATCCGTCAACCACTGATCTATGCACTGAGGATGATAGAGGTGCCCACAAGGCAGCATCCTGAGTTTCACGCCTTCGACAAAGTCCTCGGTGCATATCGAGCACGCCGGCGATATGCACTCATCCGGCCGTGTCCGCGAGTCACCACTTCTGGGTGGTTCGCGACATATGTTCTGGATTGTAAAGTACTTGCGTAGAGGTAAAAGTTGAGCTCCATGTTTTCGAGGTTTCGTCTCTGTGAAGCGATCCGATGACGGTAAGAATATCCGCGCTGGTGGGGATATCTGCTGGGAATGTAGTCTAGAATTAAATCTGACGATGGGTATGCTTTCCACAATATCTTTTCCCAGGCCTGAATTGACGCGATATCTTGGAAGCTGTGCTTCTATCGATCGCCGGATCGCGTGTCCTCGGACGTTTCTGTGGACAATGCATATAGCGGCGACGATAACAATAATGACGACACAAAGAATGGCTGCCCATACCGTCGTTTTCTGAGCGTCATTTTTCGCATTTTGACTTGTGTCTGAGTCTGTCGATTGTGCCATGGAAAATATGATAGTAGAGAACGGAAATGTCAAGATGGTAGATGCTTGGGTTAGTGGGATGACAAGTCGTAATGGCAACCCTTTCCTTCGCTTGAGACGGAAACAAGACGCCGCCCTTACGTTTCTGGCATGGTCTCTTGTCTGTTTTTAGAATTGCTGCTAATTCGCGCTCATGGTATGTATTGTTCCAAAAGGTCTAGAAGCACATGCTTACTTTGATCAGCTCAATTTCGTCATAGATTGATCGTCATGGGTTAAGTCGGTTAGATTTATAAATGTTACGTACAGTAAAAAACAATTGGCTTAAAGGTCGAGCACATGCTAATGATGGCTGATCATGTCCTGAACGAATGCCAATTCTAGCAGGGGTTTTACTGTGATCCGACTCGCTAGGATGCGGTCTATGTTTCAACAACCACATATAGCGACACTGGTGCCATAGCAGTCTCGGAAACACAAACATAAATTAGAGCATGTCAAAGGGTCAAAGGAGGCGATCGTACTATTTGGGCCAATCATTCGATTCTCTTTCTGTCCTATCCCCGGTGTGCAGTAAAACAAGTGGTACCAATATCACAAAACTCCAAACAGAATGCATAAACCCCCATCCCAGCTGTTCCAGTTGCGACACGAGAGAAAGCTTCCAGTCAACCCAGCCCCGCCATTCTTCCAAAGACAAAAAACAAATGAGGGTTCGTTCGATCGTCCGCGCTTTCGTAGTCTGTAGTCGATGTTCAGGCGTCAAGGTTCAGGAACAGAAGGATTCGCAGCAAGCAATACAACAGCCggcgcagcagcagccatcGCAGCAGGTAATACAACACATGTTGTAGCAGTGGGCGCAGCAGCTCTCATCACAACAAAGGTCGTTCCAGCAGCCCGTACAGCACTCAGCACAAGATGAAATGCGTTTGGAAAAGAATTTGGAAAAGAATTTGGATATCGGCGAGAACCAAGAGTTCGGTGACTGGCGTATTCGTTGGTCATCTAAACAAGGACTTGTGAGATAATGAACTGCTTTGGAAAAGGGCCTAGGACGTCAAGAGTCTTACCTTTATGCGGTTTCCTTCCTGCCTTTAGAGATGTTAGTATATTGGACATGAATGCAGATTGCAGAACCAAAGTCTTCCCCCGATCCGCAACAATACAATTGTTGTTCGAAGCCATGTTACTTACGTTGTTTGACGGCCCTGTAGATAGCGAATGCAAAGAGCATGAGTCCGATGGAGATTCCAACGGCAGCGTACACCCAGTTTTGGCTATTTCTGGCATTTGGGATGGCGGTGATGTCTCTAGGCATTGTGGGTGctcgtgatgatggtggtaaGAAGCTTGATTGGTACTTAAAGATGCAGAGAGGGATTGTTCCAGAATTGGTGCCATGATCCTTTTATACATTAATTTTGGAAAAGCCTAAACAGTAGTAGTCTCTACCAGACTTTGAGGTGGAGAGGAGAGTTAAGATAAGCTTTGTTCAATCTTGAGGATGTTCCTGGTAGTTAGGTATTTCACATAAGCAAGCCATGATTCGCGTTTCGTCTATATGCTCTTCGCCACTATAATAGAACTTTCTCGTGCTGATGTTGATCCAAATGACTGCAATGCCTCGAGATATAACCCTTGTTGGAAAGTTTCTTCCACCCAACAACCCAAGAGTAACTCAAAATTAGGAACCCTACTTGCATTATCCTTCGTGATTGCTTCTTTTGTTACTTATCACATGCAGGAACCTACTTCTGGGATCAAACCAATGAGTCGTTGTTTTGAAACTTATGCTTTCTGAAAAATCTGAAAACTGGACACTGGTGAACTTTAAGAGCTCAAGTGAAAAGCAAAGTCGCAAACAAAACCGGAAGGCGTGCAACGCTGACTGGAGCTGGCAACATGCTGACCGCTAACCTGGCAGGAGGCCAATCCAGGTATAGAGGCTAGACTAGGCTGGAAGATGTGCAAGCTTCGCGTAAATTAACACTCAAGTAAAAGGTGGCCTACTGGAGCTATTTACTTTCCTGAGGAGAGACGCCATCTGTAGAAACCTCCAATGTAATGTGGGAACTGTAAATTCAGATATATTCTTCAGCCCTAGTTGGTCTTGTAGGGCGGAGTTCCTGTGGAGGGCAAAGGGCCGAAACTCTATCTTGACATCTTAAATCTTACATAAAGACTTCAAAGGAAAGGGCGGAGTAACTCTAATAAGCGTTTGACCAAGTGACCACAAAGTGATCCTATGACATGCTGCCATTTTTGAAAACAtggaaagacaaagaagATCGAAGACATCGGTTATCAGACTTCGAGATGAGTTCGGCCCACCTATGGTAGATGAACTGAATGAAGACCACGTGAATTATGTTATTACCGATACCGAACATTTACAAAACTACACACCTTGCTATAAATCTTTACTACTATCTCCACTCATCATCAAGAGTACTACTACTTCCACACTTGCTACCCGTAATAGCCTGATTGTTGGGATCGCTTAACCACGTAACCTCGCCACTGCTGGTCTTTTTGATATACTTGTACTCAAAGCTTGTATCAGAAGGAATATTAACCTTGACACTCCACACTCCCTCGGAACCCGATGGCGTAAGCGCAATGCCGTCCTCAGGCGACCAGTTGGAAAGTTCAGTCACTGAGCCAACCACATAAACCTTTTGGTCTGATGACACTTGTACATTCTTGACGCTGAAGGTGATGGTCGTGTCACATGCTGGGGCTGCTTGGCATACCGTGGGAACCTTGTTGGCACCGCTTTCGCCCCATGGGGGAGAAACGATACCGTCGCGACGTTCAGTTGCGGCGACAAATGCGGCGTAGGACCAGGTGAGGTGGACAGCGGACTTGGGAGTTCCAGTCGACTTGTCAAATTGCTCAGCTAGTGAGCCATCCTTGGGAGTGTAGGTCTGTACGACAGCGACAAAACCGTCGGCGTAAGCTTTGACTGCCTTTATGATCTCCTTGTATGTCTTGCTTTTCTTGGAATAAGTGCCCTTCGAGATTTTGGGAACAATATCCTTGAAGAAAGACAACGATACATCATCAACAGTGACAGCGCCAAGCTTGTCCCACTGGTAAACCGCGGCGTAGAGTTGCTCCGCAGCAGCGAGTGTGGCCAGGTACCAAGGGTTACCATCATAGTACACGTCCTCCCTATATCGACCAACAGCAGCGGCCTTGCCTTGGCCTCTGTTTTTGTTGACACCATAGATGGATCTGAAAGAATCAACGACTGCTTTGTGGTTCGCAAGAGCTCTGGATGAGCAAGGCTGAAAAGTCGAGTCGGTGCACTTGGAGTCGGGATCAAAGGTGTGGATCGACGAGAGAATGGAGTTGACATCGAGACCTTTGCGACCATCCTTGACATTAATGTTGGAGTCGATGTAGCTGCCAGTCCAGAAACTCTGAAGGAAGCACAAAACTCGAGGAGCGTTGGTGATACAGTCAGGACAAGACTTGCCGAGTTTCTTAGCCAGGGCTGCACCTTCAACAAGAGCACGATGCGAAGCCGAAAGTGTAAAGAAAGAAGACCCATTGACTTCCTCCCAGAGGTCGTAGCCAGTACGGTTCCAGAACTTGGTGGTATACGCAAGATCCTTCTCAATGACTGGCCAGACCTTGTTCGTAGCTTTGGCTCGTTCGCCGTGGGAAATGAGCCACTCTGCATACAGCGTCAAGGCGGTAGCACGAAGGGGAGGGCCGTCACGCTGGGGTCGACCCCAAGATCCAGTGAAAGCAGTGAGATTCACATGGAACTTTGGCTCGCCGAGACCACCTGACTCTGGACTGCCAGATGGGTTTGTGGTTCCTTGTAGTTTAGCTTGCGCGGAGACATATTCATCTATCTTGC
This Fusarium poae strain DAOMC 252244 chromosome 3, whole genome shotgun sequence DNA region includes the following protein-coding sequences:
- a CDS encoding hypothetical protein (TransMembrane:1 (o20-42i)); translation: MAQSTDSDTSQNAKNDAQKTTVWAAILCVVIIVIVAAICIVHRNVRGHAIRRSIEAQLPRYRVNSGLGKDIVESIPIVRFNSRLHSQQISPPARIFLPSSDRFTETKPRKHGAQLLPLRKYFTIQNICREPPRSGDSRTRPDECISPACSICTEDFVEGVKLRMLPCGHLYHPQCIDQWLTDRSRTCPLCRVNLAASSVKKPSPVFVGSV
- a CDS encoding hypothetical protein (SECRETED:SignalP(1-21)~CAZy:GH15), whose product is MLIQVLYGLAASALWQGQAVASPSKDNSLERFIDKQADVSIKGVLANIGADGRRAQGAAPGAVVASPSKEDPDYWYTWTRDSALTYKVLVERFMHGDKSLQRKIDEYVSAQAKLQGTTNPSGSPESGGLGEPKFHVNLTAFTGSWGRPQRDGPPLRATALTLYAEWLISHGERAKATNKVWPVIEKDLAYTTKFWNRTGYDLWEEVNGSSFFTLSASHRALVEGAALAKKLGKSCPDCITNAPRVLCFLQSFWTGSYIDSNINVKDGRKGLDVNSILSSIHTFDPDSKCTDSTFQPCSSRALANHKAVVDSFRSIYGVNKNRGQGKAAAVGRYREDVYYDGNPWYLATLAAAEQLYAAVYQWDKLGAVTVDDVSLSFFKDIVPKISKGTYSKKSKTYKEIIKAVKAYADGFVAVVQTYTPKDGSLAEQFDKSTGTPKSAVHLTWSYAAFVAATERRDGIVSPPWGESGANKVPTVCQAAPACDTTITFSVKNVQVSSDQKVYVVGSVTELSNWSPEDGIALTPSGSEGVWSVKVNIPSDTSFEYKYIKKTSSGEVTWLSDPNNQAITGSKCGSSSTLDDEWR